A single window of Halobacterium jilantaiense DNA harbors:
- a CDS encoding 30S ribosomal protein S8e, translating into MQYQGRSKRSKTGARLRPRSKKKKSELGREPTETTVGEPRFRTVDARGNVEKVRALSTDVANVATDDGTERATIEDVVENASNPNYARRNIVTKGAVIETDAGTARVTSRPGQDGQVNATLVDE; encoded by the coding sequence ATGCAATATCAGGGCCGCTCCAAGCGCTCGAAGACGGGCGCGCGACTCCGACCGCGCTCGAAGAAGAAGAAGAGCGAACTCGGCCGCGAGCCGACCGAGACGACCGTCGGCGAACCGCGGTTCCGCACCGTCGACGCCCGCGGCAACGTCGAGAAGGTTCGCGCGCTCTCCACGGACGTCGCCAACGTCGCGACCGACGACGGCACCGAACGCGCCACCATCGAGGACGTCGTCGAGAACGCCTCGAACCCGAACTACGCCCGCCGGAACATCGTCACGAAGGGCGCTGTCATCGAGACGGACGCCGGCACGGCCCGCGTCACCTCCCGTCCCGGTCAGGACGGCCAGGTGAACGCGACGCTCGTCGACGAGTAA